The Pseudomonas fluorescens genome includes a window with the following:
- a CDS encoding 3-oxoacyl-ACP reductase family protein yields MNTQALNGKVALIQGGSRGIGAAIVKRLAAEGAAVAFTYVSSGAKSEELQNSIIAAGGKALAIKADSADADAVRNAVAATVEAFGRLDILVNNAGVLAMGPLDEFKLEDFDQTLAVNVRSVFVATQAAARHMGEGGRVINIGSTNADRMPFAGGATYAMSKSALVGLTKGLARDLGPRGITVNNVQPGPVDTDMNPADSDFASSLLSLMAVGRYGNVDEIASFVAYLAGPEAGYITGASLTIDGGFGA; encoded by the coding sequence ATGAATACCCAAGCACTGAACGGTAAAGTCGCCTTGATCCAGGGCGGTTCTCGCGGCATCGGCGCCGCCATCGTCAAGCGCCTTGCCGCGGAAGGCGCCGCCGTGGCCTTCACCTACGTCAGCTCTGGCGCAAAATCAGAAGAACTGCAGAACAGCATCATCGCAGCGGGCGGCAAGGCCTTGGCAATCAAGGCAGACAGCGCCGACGCCGACGCCGTTCGTAACGCCGTCGCCGCCACCGTCGAAGCTTTTGGACGGCTGGATATCCTGGTCAATAACGCGGGTGTGCTGGCCATGGGGCCGCTGGATGAATTCAAACTCGAAGATTTCGACCAGACCCTGGCCGTCAACGTGCGCAGCGTGTTCGTCGCTACCCAGGCGGCAGCGCGGCACATGGGCGAAGGTGGCCGGGTCATCAACATCGGCAGCACCAACGCCGACCGCATGCCCTTCGCCGGCGGCGCGACCTACGCCATGAGCAAATCCGCGCTGGTGGGCCTGACCAAAGGCCTGGCCCGTGACCTCGGCCCACGCGGCATCACCGTCAACAACGTGCAGCCCGGCCCGGTGGACACTGACATGAACCCGGCCGACAGCGACTTCGCCTCCAGCCTGCTGTCGCTGATGGCTGTCGGGCGCTACGGCAATGTCGATGAAATCGCCAGCTTCGTTGCTTATCTGGCAGGGCCGGAAGCTGGTTATATCACCGGTGCCAGCCTGACCATCGACGGTGGTTTTGGCGCCTGA